In a single window of the Flavobacterium ammoniigenes genome:
- the rplK gene encoding 50S ribosomal protein L11 produces the protein MAKEISKVVKLQVKGGAANPSPPVGPALGAAGVNIMEFCKQFNARTQDKPGKICPVQITVYKDKSFDFVVKTPPAAVQLLEAAKLKSGSGEPNRKKVASVTWEQIRAIAEDKMPDLNAFTIESAMSMVAGTARSMGITVSGDAPF, from the coding sequence ATGGCTAAAGAAATTAGTAAGGTAGTTAAACTACAAGTTAAGGGAGGTGCTGCGAATCCGTCGCCACCGGTTGGACCTGCTTTAGGAGCTGCTGGGGTAAACATCATGGAGTTCTGTAAGCAATTTAATGCTAGAACTCAAGATAAACCCGGCAAAATTTGTCCAGTGCAAATCACTGTGTACAAAGACAAATCATTTGATTTTGTCGTTAAGACTCCTCCAGCAGCAGTTCAGTTATTGGAAGCTGCAAAGCTAAAATCTGGTTCTGGTGAGCCTAATCGTAAAAAAGTAGCTAGTGTTACTTGGGAACAAATTAGAGCTATTGCTGAAGACAAAATGCCTGACTTAAATGCATTCACAATTGAGTCTGCTATGAGTATGGTTGCTGGAACAGCTAGATCTATGGGTATAACTGTATCAGGAGACGCTCCTTTTTAA
- the rplA gene encoding 50S ribosomal protein L1, which yields MAKLTKKQKEAASKIEKNKLYSLKDAAALIKVIASAKFDESVDIAVRLGVDPRKANQMVRGVVTLPHGTGKDVRVLALVTPDKEAEAKAAGADHVGLDDYLQKIKDGWTDIDVIITMPAVMGKLGPLGRVLGPRGLMPNPKTGTVTMDVAKAVQEVKAGKIDFKVDKTGIVHAGIGKVSFDADKIYDNAHEIIQTLIKLKPTAAKGTYIKGIHLTSTMSPAIALDPKAV from the coding sequence ATGGCAAAATTGACAAAAAAGCAAAAAGAGGCTGCTTCAAAAATTGAAAAGAACAAATTGTATTCTTTAAAAGATGCTGCGGCATTAATTAAAGTGATTGCTTCTGCAAAATTTGATGAGTCTGTTGATATCGCAGTACGTTTAGGAGTAGATCCTAGAAAAGCGAATCAAATGGTTAGAGGTGTGGTAACATTACCTCATGGAACTGGTAAAGATGTAAGAGTTTTGGCTCTTGTTACTCCAGATAAAGAAGCTGAAGCTAAAGCGGCTGGTGCAGACCACGTTGGTTTAGATGATTACCTTCAAAAAATTAAAGACGGTTGGACTGATATTGATGTAATCATCACTATGCCTGCTGTTATGGGTAAATTAGGTCCATTAGGTCGTGTTTTAGGACCTAGAGGTTTAATGCCAAACCCAAAAACAGGTACGGTAACTATGGATGTTGCTAAAGCAGTTCAAGAAGTTAAAGCTGGTAAAATCGATTTCAAAGTTGACAAAACTGGTATCGTACATGCTGGAATAGGTAAAGTATCTTTTGATGCTGATAAAATCTATGACAATGCACACGAAATTATTCAAACATTAATCAAACTTAAACCAACTGCTGCTAAAGGTACCTATATTAAAGGTATTCACCTTACAAGCACAATGAGTCCTGCAATTGCATTGGATCCAAAAGCAGTATAA
- the rplJ gene encoding 50S ribosomal protein L10, with the protein MTREEKSIAIEELTAQLAGTNIIYVSDISGLNAETTSDLRRACFKAGIKLEVVKNTLLAKAMEASDNDYGDLPSVLTGNSAIFISDIANAPGKIIKDFRKKSDKPVLKGAFINSEIYIGDDQLEALATIKSKEELIGEIIGLLQSPAQRVISALQNHFKDEEVA; encoded by the coding sequence ATGACTAGAGAAGAAAAATCAATCGCGATTGAAGAATTAACTGCACAGTTAGCTGGTACAAATATCATTTATGTATCTGATATTTCTGGACTTAATGCAGAGACTACTTCAGACTTAAGAAGAGCTTGTTTTAAAGCAGGCATTAAATTAGAGGTTGTGAAAAACACTTTGCTTGCAAAAGCAATGGAGGCTTCTGATAATGATTATGGTGACTTGCCATCAGTGTTAACTGGTAACAGCGCTATCTTTATTTCAGATATAGCTAATGCACCTGGAAAAATAATTAAAGATTTCAGAAAAAAATCGGATAAGCCCGTATTAAAAGGAGCTTTCATTAATTCTGAAATTTACATTGGAGACGATCAATTAGAAGCTTTGGCTACTATCAAATCGAAAGAAGAACTTATTGGCGAAATCATTGGATTACTTCAATCACCAGCACAACGAGTTATTTCTGCTCTTCAAAACCACTTCAAAGACGAAGAGGTTGCTTAA
- the rplL gene encoding 50S ribosomal protein L7/L12, which produces MADLKQFAEQLVNLTVKEVNELATILKDEYGIEPAAAAVVVAAGGADAGGASEQSEFTVVLKDAGASKLAVVKLVKELTGLGLKEAKDVVDGAPSNVKEGVSKEEAEGLKKSLEEAGAVVELK; this is translated from the coding sequence ATGGCAGATTTGAAACAATTCGCAGAACAATTAGTTAACCTAACAGTAAAAGAAGTTAACGAATTAGCAACAATATTAAAAGATGAGTATGGTATCGAGCCTGCTGCTGCAGCTGTAGTAGTTGCTGCTGGTGGTGCTGATGCTGGTGGAGCTTCTGAGCAATCAGAATTTACAGTAGTATTGAAAGATGCAGGTGCTTCTAAATTAGCAGTTGTTAAATTAGTAAAAGAACTTACAGGTTTAGGTTTGAAAGAAGCTAAAGATGTAGTTGACGGTGCTCCAAGCAACGTGAAAGAAGGTGTATCTAAAGAAGAAGCTGAAGGGCTTAAAAAATCTTTAGAAGAAGCTGGAGCTGTTGTTGAGTTAAAATAA